In the Leguminivora glycinivorella isolate SPB_JAAS2020 chromosome 14, LegGlyc_1.1, whole genome shotgun sequence genome, one interval contains:
- the LOC125233291 gene encoding serine palmitoyltransferase 2-like — protein sequence MDSANKYKGSDGSPHRSSPILPLDWTKFDKELRFERCPILNLVLMQFGMYSVMFLSFLSRWLFPHKAMKERNREGYAPLYSRLEEFFSHYVYRRGRHCYNSPVCSAPNADITLMERVSDDYNWTFRFTGRQLKCVNLGSYNYLGYRGGRGKVEAAARRYGLALHSSRAELGTTPLHVEFEHELADFLGVEAAMVVGNGFSANTLTLPGLLSPNTLVLSDAKIHASQRLGLRVARSSVRVFQHNDMRHLEELARRARAEGCWDNIVVMMEGVYSMEGSVGSLPAAIALKKQLGLHIYIDEAHSIGLGPRGRGVTDLCGESVRDVDVLMGSFSKSFPGMGGYIAGSAALVNRVRLHGHAHAYAQSMPPPVAAQMLCALRDLCAPAGQARATTLRDNTRYFRERLRAMDVVVYGHPQSPVVPMMVYSLTKMAVCVERLLTAGVAAVGVGFPATPLYLARMRFCLSAAHTREHLDKALAAIEAVVEELGLRYSREPIRSTTNRLTFIDVYGCLCVCMQKARKLLRF from the exons ATGGATTCTGCAAATAAGTATAAAGGTTCTGAC GGCTCACCGCATCGCTCGTCGCCTATTCTTCCCCTGGACTGGACGAAGTTTGACAAAGAGCTGCGGTTTGAGCGATGTCCGATACTGAACCTGGTGCTCATGCAGTTTGGGATGTACAGCGTCATGTTTCTGAGCTTCCTGAGTCGGTGGTTATTTCCGCACAAGGCCATGAAAGAGAGGAACAGAGAG GGCTACGCCCCGTTGTACAGTCGGCTCGAGGAGTTCTTCTCCCACTACGTGTACCGTCGCGGCCGCCACTGCTACAACAGCCCCGTGTGCTCCGCCCCCAACGCCGACATCACGCTCATGGAGCGGGTCAGCGACGACTATAATTGGACCTTTAG GTTTACAGGCCGGCAGCTGAAGTGCGTGAACCTGGGCTCGTACAACTACCTGGGCTACCGCGGAGGGCGTGGCAAGGTGGAGGCGGCCGCGCGGCGCTACGGCCTGGCTCTCCACTCCTCGCGCGCGGAGCTGGGCACCACTCCGCTGCATGTGGAGTTTGAACACGAGCTCGCCGACTTCCTTGGCGTTGAG GCAGCGATGGTGGTAGGCAACGGGTTCTCGGCTAACACGTTGACGCTGCCAGGGCTACTGAGCCCCAACACGCTGGTGCTGAGCGACGCCAAGATCCATGCCAGCCAGCGACTTGGCTTGCGTGTGGCGCGCAGCTCTGTGCGAGTGTTTCAACATAATGACATGCGGCACCTGGAGGAGCTGGCTCGGCGAGCTCGCGCCGAGGGGTGCTGGGACAATATTGTTGTC ATGATGGAAGGCGTATACAGCATGGAGGGTTCCGTGGGGTCCCTCCCAGCAGCCATCGCGCTGAAGAAGCAGCTCGGCCTCCACATCTACATCGACGAGGCGCACAGCATCGGGCTGGGGCCGCGAGGCCGCGGGGTCACTGACCTGTGCGGCGAGAGTGTCAGAGACGTCGACGTTCTCATGGGCAGCTTTAGTAAGAGCTTTCCTGGCATGGGAGGCTACATAGCTG GGAGCGCTGCGCTGGTGAACCGCGTGCGCTTGCACGGGCACGCGCATGCGTACGCGCAGAGCATGCCGCCGCCCGTCGCCGCGCAAATGCTCTGTGCGCTGCGCGACCTGTGCGCGCCGGCCGGCCAGGCGCGAGCAACGACTCTAAGGGACAACACGCGCTACTTCCGCGAACG GTTACGTGCGATGGACGTGGTGGTATACGGGCACCCGCAGTCGCCAGTGGTGCCAATGATGGTGTACTCGCTGACAAAGATGGCGGTGTGTGTGGAACGGCTCTTGACAGCCGGTGTGGCGGCGGTGGGCGTCGGCTTTCCTGCTACGCCTCTGTACCTGGCACGAATGAG GTTTTGCTTATCTGCAGCCCATACTCGCGAACATCTGGACAAAGCGCTGGCAGCCATAGAAGCAGTGGTTGAAGAGCTGGGCCTGCGATACTCGAGAGAGCCTATACGATCAACAACCAACCGGTTGACGTTCATTGATGTTTATGGTTGCCTTTGTGTCTGTATGCAGAAAGCTCGAAAACTACTGagattttaa